A stretch of Candidatus Rokuibacteriota bacterium DNA encodes these proteins:
- a CDS encoding enoyl-CoA hydratase/isomerase family protein, with product MDYAEYRHLTFDRRPSGVVLVTINRPEVMNATNARLHWELTQVWLTIDADPAARVALVTGAGRAFSAGGDMSLVEEMAGNAAAAARTMREASDLVYNIINLDKPVVSAINGPAVGAGLVVALLADVSIIAETARITDGHTRLGVAAGDHAAIIWPLLCGMAKAKYYLLTSEFLDGREAERIGLVSRAVPAEKVMDVAWTVAESLARGSQPAIRFTKRALNNWLRQAGPIFDQSLALEMLTFMGDDVREGMQAIREKRLPVFPSAR from the coding sequence ATGGACTACGCGGAGTACCGGCACCTGACCTTCGACCGTCGCCCGAGCGGTGTCGTGCTCGTCACCATCAACCGCCCCGAGGTGATGAACGCGACCAACGCGCGGCTTCACTGGGAGCTGACCCAGGTCTGGCTGACCATCGACGCCGACCCGGCCGCGCGCGTCGCCCTCGTCACCGGCGCGGGGCGCGCCTTCTCCGCGGGCGGCGACATGTCGCTGGTCGAGGAGATGGCGGGCAACGCCGCGGCCGCAGCGCGCACCATGCGCGAGGCCTCCGACCTCGTCTACAACATCATCAACCTCGACAAGCCCGTCGTCTCGGCGATCAACGGCCCTGCGGTAGGTGCCGGGCTCGTCGTCGCGCTCCTCGCGGACGTGAGCATCATCGCCGAGACCGCGCGCATCACCGACGGCCACACGCGGCTGGGCGTCGCGGCCGGCGACCACGCCGCCATCATCTGGCCGCTCCTCTGCGGGATGGCGAAGGCCAAGTACTATCTCCTGACGAGCGAGTTCCTCGACGGGCGCGAGGCCGAGCGCATCGGGCTCGTGAGCCGGGCCGTGCCGGCCGAGAAGGTCATGGATGTCGCGTGGACCGTGGCTGAGTCGCTGGCGCGGGGCAGCCAGCCCGCGATCCGCTTCACCAAGCGCGCGCTCAACAACTGGCTGAGACAAGCGGGACCGATCTTCGACCAGTCGCTGGCGCTCGAGATGCTGACGTTCATGGGCGACGACGTCCGCGAGGGCATGCAGGCGATCCGCGAGAAGCGCCTGCCGGTCTTCCCCTCGGCGCGGTGA
- a CDS encoding pyridoxamine 5'-phosphate oxidase family protein: MLIQELTRQASLDLLARTHLGRLACTQGARPYVVPVYFAYDNDYLYSFSTVGQKIEWMRANPLVCVEADEVVSPEEWVSVIVFGRYEELPDTPEWQGARTLAHTLLKRSAVWWEPAYVKTILHGTERPLVPVFYRIHGLQITGHRATPEPVTPAHTSLSSMTDSGEDGRLQNLLRQARGSLLARHLRR, encoded by the coding sequence GTGTTGATCCAGGAACTGACTAGGCAGGCGAGTCTGGATCTGCTGGCTCGTACGCATCTCGGTAGATTAGCGTGCACCCAAGGGGCCCGGCCCTACGTCGTGCCCGTCTATTTTGCCTACGACAATGATTACCTCTATAGCTTCTCCACGGTCGGACAAAAGATCGAGTGGATGCGCGCCAACCCGCTGGTGTGCGTCGAGGCGGACGAGGTGGTGAGCCCGGAGGAGTGGGTGAGTGTCATTGTCTTCGGTCGCTACGAGGAGCTGCCGGATACGCCCGAATGGCAGGGGGCGCGCACACTCGCCCACACACTGCTGAAACGGAGCGCCGTGTGGTGGGAGCCCGCTTACGTGAAAACGATCCTCCACGGCACAGAGCGCCCGCTGGTGCCGGTCTTCTACCGCATTCACGGCCTTCAGATTACCGGCCACCGCGCCACCCCTGAGCCGGTGACGCCGGCTCACACAAGCCTTTCGTCGATGACCGACTCGGGCGAAGACGGTCGGCTGCAAAACCTTCTGCGGCAGGCCCGGGGGAGCCTGCTCGCGCGTCATCTGAGGAGGTGA
- a CDS encoding tetratricopeptide repeat protein, which produces MTRALALALLLFSPCWAAAQSPGWEEILGAADRAWEAGQAGDAERLYAAAITKAESFGESDLRLARSLSALGVFYREQGRYRDASPLFGRALSVTEKAVPSGDPGLVPALNNLGAAWLQQGQASAAEPLFRRSMAIAEKALGPDDPSTATSMAGLAAVYQARARYAEAESLYRGATRIYEKTLGPADPAVARPLSSLGGLFREQGRYRDAEPFYRRALSLVEQALGPDHIQTALPLGGLAALYNAQGRYREAAEPLYRRTLAIQERAMGPDHPALAGTLNDLGDLYRVQGRYAEAEPLFLRSIAIREARLGPRHPDVGATLGNLGLLYFDQRRYADAEAAYKRALAILDPGPGRETPVVTESLNNLAELYRIQGRYALAEPLYRRALSIREQALGPEHPSVATSLNNLAAFYHVQGRYAEAEPLYRRTLVILEKSVGPEHQRVGITLNNLAEVYRAQGRWEDAARLYPQAIAIVEKNLGPDHPTLAGLLENYAVVLRRARRDAEVLEIDERARDIRARHAIQNPRR; this is translated from the coding sequence GTGACCCGGGCCCTCGCTCTCGCCCTCCTGCTCTTCTCGCCGTGCTGGGCCGCCGCCCAGTCCCCCGGCTGGGAGGAGATCCTCGGCGCGGCCGACCGCGCGTGGGAAGCCGGGCAGGCCGGGGACGCCGAACGACTCTACGCCGCCGCGATCACGAAGGCGGAAAGCTTTGGCGAGTCCGACCTGAGGCTCGCCCGGAGCCTGAGCGCCCTCGGTGTCTTTTATCGCGAGCAGGGCCGCTACCGGGACGCATCGCCGCTCTTCGGCCGGGCGCTGTCCGTGACCGAGAAGGCCGTGCCGTCGGGCGACCCCGGCCTCGTCCCGGCTCTCAACAACCTGGGCGCCGCGTGGCTCCAGCAGGGGCAGGCGTCCGCCGCCGAGCCGCTCTTCCGCCGCTCCATGGCGATCGCCGAGAAGGCGCTTGGTCCCGACGACCCGTCGACGGCCACCTCCATGGCCGGGCTCGCCGCCGTGTACCAGGCCCGCGCGCGCTACGCCGAGGCGGAGTCGCTCTACCGCGGCGCCACCCGCATCTACGAAAAGACCCTGGGCCCCGCCGACCCCGCGGTGGCGCGGCCGCTGTCGAGCCTGGGTGGCCTCTTCAGGGAACAGGGGCGCTACCGCGACGCGGAGCCGTTCTACCGGCGCGCGCTGTCCCTCGTCGAGCAGGCGCTCGGCCCCGACCACATCCAGACGGCCTTGCCCCTGGGCGGCCTGGCCGCGCTCTACAACGCGCAGGGGCGGTATCGTGAGGCGGCCGAGCCGCTCTACCGCCGCACGCTCGCCATCCAGGAGCGCGCGATGGGTCCCGATCACCCGGCGCTGGCGGGCACGCTCAACGACCTCGGCGACCTCTACCGCGTGCAGGGGCGCTACGCGGAGGCCGAGCCGCTCTTCCTCCGCAGCATTGCCATCCGGGAGGCGCGGCTGGGTCCGCGGCACCCTGATGTAGGCGCGACGCTCGGCAACCTCGGGCTCCTCTACTTCGACCAGCGGCGCTACGCCGACGCCGAGGCCGCCTACAAGCGCGCGCTCGCCATCCTCGATCCGGGCCCGGGCCGCGAGACTCCGGTGGTGACCGAGTCGCTGAACAACCTGGCGGAGCTCTACCGGATCCAGGGGCGCTACGCCCTAGCCGAGCCGCTCTACCGCCGCGCGCTCTCGATCCGCGAGCAGGCGTTAGGTCCAGAGCATCCGAGCGTCGCCACGAGCCTCAACAACCTGGCGGCCTTCTACCATGTCCAGGGGCGCTACGCCGAGGCCGAGCCTCTCTACAGGCGCACGCTCGTCATCCTCGAGAAATCAGTCGGCCCGGAGCATCAACGCGTCGGCATCACGCTCAACAACCTGGCGGAGGTCTACCGCGCCCAGGGACGCTGGGAGGACGCGGCCCGGCTCTACCCGCAGGCCATCGCCATCGTCGAGAAGAACCTCGGCCCGGATCACCCGACGCTGGCGGGCCTGCTGGAGAACTACGCGGTGGTGCTTCGCCGCGCGCGCCGGGATGCCGAGGTGCTCGAGATCGACGAGCGCGCCCGCGACATCCGCGCGCGCCACGCCATACAGAACCCGCGCCGCTAG